One segment of Eretmochelys imbricata isolate rEreImb1 chromosome 5, rEreImb1.hap1, whole genome shotgun sequence DNA contains the following:
- the LOC144264689 gene encoding interferon beta-like, whose translation MTTRCLLHICLILLFSTEISSQLCTMLHFQQNKVNKESLELLEKVSGNLPSQCINERAAFKPTQDVLQLPVSQKENAKVAIQEILQEIFNIFSKNLTQSAWDGASIVRFQNGLYQQIQRLEACLRAQTEKGLTNPESQDLQITSRRVKKYFQGIDAFLKEKQYSLCAWEIIRMEIPRCFVLIDKLTRRLSN comes from the coding sequence ATGACCACCAGGTGTTTGCTGCACATTTGCCTCATACTGCTCTTCTCCACTGAAATCTCATCTCAGCTCTGTACCATGCTTCACTTCCAGCAGAACAAAGTGAACAAAGAGAGCTTGGAGCTTCTGGAGAAAGTGAGCGGAAATCTCCCCTCACAATGCATAAATGAAAGGGCAGCTTTCAAACCCACCCAGGATGTCCTCCAACTCCCAGTGTCCCAGAAGGAGAATGCCAAGGTGGCAATTCAAGAGATCCTCCAAGAGATCTTCAACATCTTTAGCAAAAACCTTACCCAAAGTGCTTGGGATGGGGCTTCCATAGTCAGGTTCCAAAATGGCCTTTACCAGCAAATTCAGCGGCTGGAGGCATGTTTGAGAGCACAGACAGAGAAGGGCTTAACCAACCCAGAAAGTCAGGACCTCCAGATCACCAGTCGGagagtgaaaaaatactttcaggggatagatgctttcctgaaagaaaagcaatacaGCCTGTGTGCCTGGGAGATCATTCGCATGGAAATACCCAGATGTTTTGTACTGATTGACAAACTCACTCGAAGGCTGAGTAACTAA